The DNA segment ACGGATGGCGCCGATGCCCGACACGAGATTTTCGATTTTGCGCGAGCTCTTCGCGCGCACCCAACGCGACCTGACGCGGCTGCTGACGCGGCGGGTCGGTCCCGATCACGCCCCGGACATCGTCCAGGAGGCGTTTCTGCGCGTCATGCATAGAGACATGACCGAGGAGATCGCCGATCCGCCCGCCTATCTGCGCCGCACCGCGGTCAATCTGGCGATGGATTTTTCGCGCCGGCGCAAGCTCGAGAGCAAGCTCTTCGTCGCCGATCCGGAAAGTTATGACGCGCCCTCGGACGAGCCCTCCGCCGACGAGGCTTTGGAAGCCGGCCGCCGCGCGCAGAACCTCACGGCGGCGATCGAGACGCTGCCGCCCAAATGTCGCGAGGTCTTCGTGCTGCGCATGCATCACGACGTCCCGCAGGACGAGATCGCGCGGCGGCTCGGCATTTCCCGCAATATGGTGGACCGGCATTTGCGCATCGCCATTAAGCGCTGCCGAAGCGCGGTGCAGTAGAAAAATTCCCGGGCGAGGCATCCGCGATTCCGGCCGTCGTTCGTCTGTATGTGTGAGGAGCGAGTTTCGATCTATGGCCGCCCACGAATATCCCGCGCCGCAGGAGAGCGCCTCGCAGGACTCCGCCGTCGCCTGGTGGGTGCGGCGCGACGCCGGCGACATGTCGAGCGCCGAGATCGCAGCCTTCGAGGCCTGGATCGCCGATCGGGCCAACGCCGCGGCCTTCGCCTATATTTGCGCGCTCTGCGGCGAGGTGAAAGCGCTGAAGCCGCGCCGTATCGACGCGATGGCGGCGCGGCGGCGGCGACGCATGGCTTACGCCGTCGCGCTGGCCGCGACATTGGCCGCCGTGGCGAGCTTCGACACGCTGCGCCTGCTCTGGAGCGCCGATTTCCGCACCGCCGCCGGTGAGACGCGCATGGTCGCGCTCGCGGACGGCTCCAAGATCCAGCTCGGCGGAAAATCTGCCATCGCCGTCCATTACGCCGCCGGCGAGCGCGCGCTCACGCTGCTCGAAGGCGAAGCGTTTTTCGATGTCGCGCCGGACGCCGCGCGGCCCTTTGTCGTCACGGCGGCGGGCGGATCGGTGACGGCGCTCGGCACCTCTTTCGATATCGCGCTCGAGAATGACGGCGCCCGCGTGACGGTCGCCGAGCATAAGGTCGCTGTCGCAAGCCATGGCGAGAAGACGATCGTCGAGGAAGGACGCCAATGCGACTTCGGCCCAGCGACGCCGACGAGCGCGCCCATCCCCGTCGCCGTGCCGGACGCCACCGCCTGGCGACGCGGCAAGCTCATCTTCGTCGATCGTCCGCTCGGCGAAGTCGTCGATATTCTCTCACGCTATCACCGCGGCTACATCATCGTGGCGAGCGATTCCACGCGGCGGCTGCGCGTCACCGGCGTGTTCGACGCCGCCGATCCGATCGGCGCTTTGCGCGCGATCGAGGCTTCGCTCGCGCTCGATGCGATTCACATCGGCGATTATCTCGTGGCGCTGCGCGGATGAGACAGAAAGCCGCACCATGCGCCCGCATTTTTTCGTCGCACGGACGTGCGTGTTCGCGCGCTCCATTCGTCAGAGTTCATAGAGGGACGTTTTCGTTCCCGATAAAAACTCGGAGAAGGGCGGATGCAGCGGCGATTTTTTCGTCTCGAGAATAGAAACATGGGCGCGACGGCCATAGCGACGGCGCTGAGCGCTCTCGTCTTCGGACAAGAGCCGGCCGTCGCGCATGTCGCAATGCCGGAGGCGGAGCTCGCCGCCGCAGTGCGCAGCTATGAGATTCCGGCGGGCTCCATCGCCGCCGCGCTCAATCGCCTCGCCGACGCCACCGGCGCGCAGCTCGTCTATAAATCGCGGCTGACGCGCGATCTGACGACACACGGCCTCACCGGCGCCTTCACGCTGGAAGACGCGCTCGATCGTCTGCTCGCCGGCACGGGCATAGGCTATCGCCTCACGCGCGACGGACGCAGCGTCGCCATCGTGCTCGCGCAGAACGAGACCACGCGCAATGACGCCGGAGCGGTTCCCTTGCCGCCGATCGACGTGGCGGCGGAGCGCGCGCGCGCGCTCCGCGCCGCAGCGCGCCACGCCGACGGCCCCTTCACGCCGATCGGCGCGACAGAGATCAGCGGCGAAGCGCTGGATACGCAGCGCGCCAACGCCAGCGACACGGCGCAACTGCTCTATTCGGCGCCGGGCGTCGACCTCTACGAGGCGGGCGGCGTGTCGCGCCTGCCGACGCTGCGCGGCCTCGCCGACGATCGCATCAAGATTTTGCTCGGCGGCGTCGAGATCACCTCGGCCTGCGCCAATCACATGAATCCGCCGCTCTCTTATATCGATCCGAACAATGTCGGAAAGATCGAGGTGCTCTCCGGCGTGACGCCGGTGAGCAAGGGCGGCGATTCGATCGCAGGCACGATATCAGTGACGCCCAAGCCGCCGATCTTCGCCAATCCGCGCGTCGCCTCGGCGCCCGGCCTCGTTCCATCGGTCGCGCCCGGCGTTCTCGCCTCGGGATCGATCTCGGGCTTCTTCCGCAGCTCCAACAGCAGCTTCGGAGTCTCCGGCACGGCCAATGTCGCCACCGAGCATTTCAGCCTGCTCTACAATGGCGGCTACACGCGCGGCTCCGATTATCACGCCGGCGACAATGGACCGAAGGTCCTCTCCACCGGCTTCATCTCCGAAAATCATTCGGCGACTCTCGCCTATCAGAACGACGGACATCTCTTCACGCTGCGCGGCGGATACCAGAACATTCCCTATCAGGGCTTCGTCAATCAGCGCATGGATATGATCTATAATCGCGGCTATTCGGTCGACGCCGGCTATGAGGGCGCGTTCGAATGGGGCAAGCTCGAGGCGCGCGCCTTCTGGCATCATACGGCGCATAAGATGGGCTTTCTCTACGACAAGCAGCCCGCCAACATGCCGATGGACGCTTCCGGCACGGACTATGGATATCTGGTCAAGGCGGATATTCCGCTCGACTCTTCCAATCTTCTGCGCATCGGCAACGAGTTCCACGGCTATCATCTGAACGACTGGTGGCCGCCGATCATCGGCAGCATGATGATGGGTCCGGGGACCTATTGGAACATCAATGGCGGCCAGCGCGACCGCATCGGCACATTCGCGGAATGGGAGGCGAAATGGTCGCCGCAATGGACGACATCGCTCGGCGTGCGCAATGATATCGTATGGATGAGCACGGGCGACGCCAGCGCCTATGATCCGCGCAATCCCGTCCCCATGGGCATGATGGGTATGATGGGCATGGGCATGGGCATGGCCAATCCAGACGCGACGGCGGCGCGTTTCTTCAACGCCCGCAGCCATGCGCGCACCGACGTGAATTTCGACATGACCGCGCTCGTCCGCTACCAGGCCGACGAGACGAGCACATATGAGCTCGGCTATTCGCGCAAGACACGCTCGCCCAATCTCTATGAGCGCTATGTGTTCGGCGTCGGCGGCATGGCGAGCAGCATGATCGGCTGGTTCGGCGACGCCAATGGCTATGTCGGCAATCTCGATCTGAAGCCCGAGGTCGCGCATACAGTGAGCTTCACGGCCGCTTGGCGCGATCCCGTCGCCCATGATTGGGAGGTGAAAGCGACGCCCTATTTCAGCTATGTCGAGAATTTCATCGACGCCGATCGCATCGGCGGCTTCAGCGACAAGAATGGACGCTGGTTTCCCATTCTGCAGTTCCGCAATCACAAGGCCGAGCTCTATGGCTTCGATCTCTCCGGCCGCGGCAAGCTCTATGAGGCGCCCGATGTCGGCAGCTTCACGCTCTCCGGCGTCATCGGCTATGTCTATGGCGAGAATCTCGATCGCGGCGACGGGCTCTATCACATCATGCCGCTCAACGCCCGCTTCGCTCTCGAGCACAAGCTCGGCGGCTGGAGCAGCGCCGTCGAGCTGCAGCTGGTCGACAGCAAGACGCATGTGAGCACAGCGCGCAACGAGCTGAAGACGCCCTCCTATGGCCTCGTCAATCTGCGCACCGCCTATGAATGGGACGCATTCCGCATCGATCTCGGCGTCACCAATATCGCCGACGTTCGCTACTATTCGCCGCTCGGCGGCTTCGACTACGCCGATTACAAGAAGACGAGCGTCTTCGGCGCCGTGCCGGGACAAGGCCGCTCCTATTATGCGGGGCTGACGGTGAAGTTCTGAGCTTCGCCTTTTGCGCGGCCGGGCGAGACATGCGATAGACGGGGCGAGAGGCGCGGGCAGCGCCTTTCGTTCCCGCCGCAGCAGGATCGCCCGACATGCCGCTCACCGAATCGCAGCTCATCGGAACGCCCGACAATCCCGTGCCGCCCAATGCGAAGGTCTACGCCATTCGCACGGCGGACGGACGCAGCCTGCGCGCGGCGAGCTTCGCGCCGCCGCGTGGGGCGATCGGCACAGTGGCGCTGTTTCAGGGCCGGGCCGAGTTCATCGAAAAATATTTCGAGACGATCAATGATCTGCTCGCCCGCGACCTTCATGTGGTGACGCTGGATTGGCGCGGACAGGGCGGCTCGGAGCGCGACCTTTCCGATCCGCGCAAGGGCCATGTCGATGATTTCGCGCTCTATCAGCGCGATCTCGACGCCTTCATCACCGACGTCCTGGCGCTCGAATGCCCCTCCCCCTGGCATGCGCTGGCGCATTCCATGGGCGGCGCCATATTGCTCGATCGCGTCCATTCGGCGCGCTCGCCTTTCGATCGCGTCATCGTCGCCGCGCCAATGGTCGATTTCGAAGGGCTGCGCTTTCCGATCGGCGCGCGCGCCATCGCCGACACGCTCGACATGTTCGGGCTCGGCGCCATGTATGTGCCGGGCGGCGGACCGAAATCGCTGGAGGAGCTGCCCTTCGAGGGCAATCGTCTGACCTCCGATCCCGCGCGCTTCTCCCGCAACGCCGACATCGTGCGCGCCGCGCCGCATCTCGCCATAGGGGATCCAACGGTCGGCTGGGTCAACGCCGCCTTTCGGCTGATGAAGCAGTTCGCCGCGCCCGAATACGCCCGCGCCGTGCGCTCGCCGGTGATGGCCTTTCTCTGCGGGCGCGACCGCATCATTTCCTCCCGCGCGATCGAGCGATTCGCTCAGCGGCTGCCGGTCGCGAGCCTGATAGAGGTTCCCGGCGCGCGTCACGAATTGCTGATGGAGCGCGACGAATTGCGCGAGCAGTTCTGGGCGGCCTTCGACGCTTTCGTTCCCGGCGAGGCGGTGGACAGCGCCTGAGCGCTTCCGATCACTCGAAGGCGGTCTGAAAGCGCACGATCGCCCGCGCCACCGGCCGCGTCGGCAGATAGCAGAAGGAGTTGGTGGCGATCTTCGCCTCCTTGCAGTGCTCGTGCTCGGCGTTCCATTCATAGCCGAGCCGCTCCATGCAGGCGACGATATGATCGTGCAATACTCGGCTGTTCTTGTGCCGCTCCTCCGGGAGCTTGCTCTCGCCGTCGAGCTCGCAATCGGTGACGTCGATCTTCAGCCCGGCGAAATAGCGTCCGCTGCTGCTGCCGGTGACGAAGACGAATTCGGTGGCGACGATAAAGGCGAGACCGACGGCGAAAGCGACGCGCGCCTTGAACTTGCTGTCGAAATAATCGATGCCGATGAAGGACAGAGCGCCCAGCGCCAGCAATCCGCCGCCGAGCATGAGCGTCAGCGGAGCCACGAAGGCGGCGATATCCTCATTCATCGGCACGTCTCCCGTCTGTTCCCGACGGGGCGCCGCCTTCCCCTCAGTCTCGAGGTCAAATGGAGCAAGCCCTCCAACCGGCAAGCGCCCCGCACGAGGCGAGCGGCGAGCTTAGACTCGCCGCCGCGGTCGGGCTATTCGAATCTCAGCTGAAACGCGGTGATCGCGCGCTCGAAGCCGGTGGCCGGCAGATAGCAATAGGCATTGGTTGCGACCGGCGCATCCTTGCAATTGCGATGCGCGGGAGCCCATTCATAGCCGGCCTCCTGCATGCAGCCGAGAATATGCTTGTGGATGACATTGACATCCACGCCGAGGCGCGCCTCTGGATGCGCCGACTCGCCCTCGAGCTCACAGGCGGAAGTCTGCACCTGCTGCGCCTTGAAGAAGGAGACGCTGCTGCCGGCGAGCACCACCTCGAGCGCGGCGAGAACGATTGAGCCCGCGACGAGCGCCGCGATCGCCTGGACGCGCGACTTCAGAAATTGAATCTCGATGAAGTAGAGCCCGCCGGCGGCGATCAGCGCGCATCCGATGACGAGAGCGAAAGGGGTGACGAAAACCGAGAGATCCTGATTCATCTGCTTCCTCCTGCATTGCGAGCGCGCAAGCGCCCTTGTTCGATGATCTTCCGATCATCGGCATCGAGCAGGAGTCATCAGCCTCTTCGGCGGTTGTAGGGGGCACCCCATCCCCTGGCGCGCGGGCTATCGCCCTCGCGGCCTTATGTAGCTAATTCGATACATAAGCCTGGTCGGGTCGTCAATGCGCCTGGATGAAAGTCTGGTGAAAGCCTCGGCGCCACTTATCGGCCCAGCAGACACCGCCTCACTTGATTTCGGCGAAGCCCAACGGCCTGGCGGCAGTCGGCGCGGCGGTCGGCTCGCCCCGCGTCGCGGCGGCGATCGTCACGCCCGATTCGGCGCCCGCCGCGGCGGCTATGGCCTCCGGCGTATCGGAGAGAAAGGCGGCGAGCTCGTCGGCGCCCCGCGCCGCGACCGCGGCCAACGCGCGATCGTCGAGCAGCGTCCAGGGATCGCCGGCGCCGGTGACGGCCACTTCGTCGGTGAGGCGGCGGGCGCGTCGTCCATTGCGGTCGAAGACATCGAAGACATAGGCGAAGCGCGTCGCCCCTTCCGCGCTCGCATAGGCGGTGAGATAGCCGCGCAGGCGATAGGCGGCCGCCGGCTCCTCGGAAGCGGCGATGTCTCGGCTCTCCGTCGCGCGGGCGAAGGCCGGACGGAAGCGCGCCAGCGCATCCTCCGGCGCGCCTTCCAGGCTGATGAGCGCCACGGGCGCGCCATGGGGCTGACGCCGGGCCGCGGCGCCGGATGCTGCCGCTGGGCGAGCTGCTCGGCCCGCGGATGGCCGATCTCGACCGCCGTATCGACGCAGCCGGCGAGCATCAGCGCGCCGATCGCCGCGCAGAACGGCCCGAAAAAGCGAAGGGCGGAGCGTTTCAGATCGCGCATCGTCTCCAGCACCCTCCGCCTCATGATGAAGAAAGTGCTAACAATGATCCGGGCGGCGGTCCAGCCCCCGCATTCCCCATACGCAATTCCCTGTGGGACAAGGCGCATCGCCTTTCGCGCCGCCTTTTCGCCTCACTGCCGCCACGGACCGCGTCGACGATCAAGCTCACGTTAACCTTACCGCGCTTTCGCGCGCCGCATCGAGGCGCGCAAAGCTTTCGTCAAGGTTGACGGAACCTTCGCTTAACCCCTGCGCAGATAGGACTGGCGACAGCAGAGACCCGTCGTCAGAGGAGCTTAGAGGAAATGGCATTGCTTTCCGCCGCGCGCGCCCTGCGCTTCGCCGTCGCCGTTCTGGCGGCCGTCTCGCTCGGCGCCTGCGCCAAAAACGCCGAGGACGAGAACGCAGCGCTCGCCGGCGGGGCCAATGGACGTGGCGGCTACGCCGCCCCCGGAAGCCCGCAGGATTTCGTCGTCAATGTCGGCGACCGCGTCTATTTCGAGACCGATTCGAGCGAGCTGACGCCCACCGCGCAGGCGACGCTCGACAAGCAGTCCGACTGGCTGCAGCGCTACGGCCGCTATTCCTTCACCGTGGAGGGCCATGCGGACGAGCGCGGCACGCGCGAATATAATTTCGCGCTCGGCGCCCGCCGCGCCGAGGTGGTGAAGAACTACCTCGCCTCGCGCGGCCTCTCCGCCGGCCGCATCCGCACGATCAGCTATGGCAAGGAGCGTCCGGTCGCGGTCTGCGACGATATTTCCTGCTGGTCGCAGAACCGCCGCGCCGTCACCGTGCTGTCGGGCGGCAATTCTTGACCCGCAAAATGCGCCGAGGCCCCTCCCCGGCGCTTGCATCCTCGGCCGCGATGCGGCATTGAGAGCCCCGACGGCGCGCCGTCACCGCAGGAGTGTAGCTCAATCGGCTAGAGCACCGGTCTCCAAAACCGGGGGTTGGGGGTTCGAGTCCCTCCACTCCTGCCAGCTCCTCCCAAAATTCAGCCCAACAAAGATCGCGCAGCCGGGCTTTCGGCGAAGCGCGATATCGATGTGCATTTCGTGATCGGGATGTTTCGATGCGTTCCATGCTCGCCGGCGCCGCCATTCTCGCATTTCTGATTTCCGCCGGGACGGCGCGCGCCTGTGGCGGCGGCGATCCGACGCCCGGACGCTGGGCGCTCGATCAAAAGAGCTATGCCGAGCAGAATGGCATGCCCTTCCTCGATCCGGGCAATGACACACGTCTCAATCTCCTCTTTCTGATGATCGACGCCGATCCGGCGCTGCGGCCGAAGGACGAGGCGATTTCAAAGGGCGAGGAGAAGCTCGACTTCTATTCTTCTGTGCTGTTCTTTCGGCCCGATTTCACCGACGCCTGCCGGAAAGGCGCGGCGGCGCGCGACCGCAAGGACGAGGCCGCGAGCGCTTTCGCCGATGGCGAGGGAACGCGCTGCGTCTCGCTCGACTCCGGCCGGGCCGCCTTCACGGCCGCGGTCGAGGCGGAGCCCGCGCTTTCCGCCGAAGAGCGCCGTGCGCTGACGGCGGCGCGGGACAAGATCGCTCCCTCCTGCCGCAATGAGAAAGCCGACGCGGCCGCGCAAAAAGCGCTCGCGCAAGTCGCGCCCTCGGCCGCCGGGCAGGAGTTCGCGTCCTATCTGATCGGCGCCGACGCTTTCTACGAAGGCGATTTCGATCGCGCGCTGGAGCGCTTCGGCAAGCTCGACTCGGCGCGCAACGCCTGGCTGCGCGAGGCGGCGCGCTACATGACCGCCCGCGCTCTGCTCAACAAGGCGCAAATCGGCGCCTTCGCCGATTTCGACGCGACCGCGACGCCCAATGTGACCGATCGCGCGACGCTCACCGCGGCTCAGGCCGCCTTTCAGACCTATCTGAAATCCTATTCCACGGGGCGCTACGCCGCCTCGGCGCAGGGACTGTTGCGGCGCGTCTATTGGCTGGCGGCGGATGACGAGCGCCTCGCCGCCGAATATGGCCGGCAGATCGCGCAGGGGAGCGGCGCCAAGGTCGGTCTCGACGGCGTCGATCTGGCGCAGGAGATCGACGCCAAATATCTGACAACCGCCAAAGACCATGCGAGCCGCGAGCCGCTCCTGCTGGCGACGCAGGATTTGATGAAGCTGCGCTCCGACGGCAAGGAGACGCATCTCGCAGCCGCGGAGCTGGACGCGCAGGCGCAGGCCTTCGCCGGACGCGAGGATCTCTTCGGCTTTCTGAAAGCTGCGCGCGCCTATTACGCCGACGCCGATTTCGCGGCGACGCTGCAAGCGCTCGGCGCTCCCATCGCGGCGCCGCGCTCCTATCTCGCTTTCAGCCGCGAGACCTTGCGCGGCCAGGCGCTGATGGCCTCTGGCCAATATCCCCAGGCGATCGAGCATTGGGCGAAGCTGCGCGGAACCGTCTCCAATCCCTTGTGGAAAGAGGCGGTCGAGCTGGGCCTCGCCCTGAGCTATGAGCGCGCCGGCATGGCGAACAAGGTCTTCCTGCCGGAGACGCGGCTCTCCTCGCCGCGCATTCGCGCGATTCTGCTGCGCCACACGGCCGGGCCGATCCTGCTGCGCATGGCCGTGGCCGATCCGCAGGCGAGCGCGGAGGAGCGCAAGCTCGCCCGCTTCCTCCTGCTCTACAAGGAGGCGACGCGCGGCCAATATGCGAATTTCCTGCGCGATTTTACGGCCGAAGGCCTCGCGAAGGACGACGCCGAGGCGCCGGAAGTGTCCGATCTCCCCAAATCGGCGATCTTCCTCTCCTCGCCCGCCAATGAGCCCTATAAATGCCCAGCGCCCAAGGCGGTGGTGGCGGAGCTCGCCGCCGATCCGCGCTCCGCGCATGGGCAGCTCTGCCTCGGCGATTTTGTCCGTCACTCCGGTTTCGCCCGTTTCGACGCATGGCGTCCGGCGGCGGACGAGCTGGGCGGCGCCAAAGCCATCTTCCCCGGCGAGCCTTTCTCGCGGGGCGATGTCTATCAGCGGCTGATCGCCGATCCGGCCACCAAGGACGCCGACCGAGCCTATGCGCTCTATCGCGCCATCAACTGCTACGCCCCGGCGGGCAGCAATGATTGCGGCGGCAAGGATGTCGACAAGACGCAACGAAAGACCTGGTTTCAAACGCTGAAATCACGCTATGGCGCGACGCAATGGGCGCGCGGGCTGCAATATTACTGGTGAGAGCGCGGGCTCTTCTCCTCGCGCTCTGCGCGTTGCTCTGCGCCTTTCCGGCGATCGGCGAGCCGCTGGTGCAGGCGGCGGATCATGACGCCTTCTGGCTCTGGGCCGGCGTCAAAAGGCGCGCCGAGCTCGCCACGGCGAAAACCATCTATCTCCATTCGGGCGAGATCGGGCCGGATCGCGACGGCTTCATCCGCATGAAGGCGCAAGGCGGGGTCGAGCCCGGCCCGCACACGGCCGCTCTCTGGCTCGCCTATCGCGTCCGCAGCCTCGATTGGCCGCCGGAGATCGTCGCCCAGATTCGCCGCCGGCTGGACGCCTGGCGCGCGCAGCCGGGCGGCGTCGCCGGCGTGCAGATCGATTTCGACGCGGCGACGCGCGGCTTGCAGAGTTACGCCGCCTTCCTGCGCGCGCTGCGGCGGGAGCTGCCTCGAGGCTGCGCGCTCGGCGTGACCGGCCTCATGGATTGGGCGTCGCGGGCCTCGCCCGAGGATTTGAACGCGCTTTCGGGAAGCGTCGACGAGCTGGTCTTCCAGACCTACAAAGGCGCGCAGACGGTCGAGAATATCGACGCCTATCTGGCGCGGCTCTCGCGGCTTCGCATTCCCTTCCGGCTCGGCCTCGCCGAAGGGGCGCGATGGGCGCCTCCGGCCGCGCTGGCGACGCGGCCGAATTTTCTCGGCTATGTGGTGTTCCTGCGCAATCGCGCTGCGCCATGAGCGATCGGCTCACGCCTTGGGAAGCAGCCCGCGCAGACGCTCCGCCCCTTGCGGCGCCGGACGGCGCGGCGGGCCACCGGGCGGAAATCCCCCCGGCGGCGGTCCGGCGAAACGATCGCCGCGCGGCGGCATGAAGGGCGGCGTCGGCACGGCGCGCACCGTCTTGCGGTCGATCCGCGCGCGCAGCGACACGACATAGCGGCCGGCCGCCTCGCGCAGCTCGCCACGCGTCGTCTCGCCGGCGGCGAGCGCTATGCCGTCGGTCGAGTTCAGCGTGTCGCGCAGCCGCCCGCGCGCATAATCGCCGAGATTGGCGTAGAGGAATTCGCTCAGCGCATCCGGCAGGAAAATCTGCGAGGTGAGACGCGCCGTTCCGCCATCGATGATCTTGAAATGAATATGCGTGGTGCGGCCGGGATACCAGCCCGGATAGACGCTGGAAAAGCGCGCGCGTCCGTCCGCCCCCGCGATCTGGCTTCCGCGCAGAAAGGTCTTGCCCGAGAGATCGAGCCGCCCGTCCTCGCCCTGGCCGGGGAAGCCGGAATAGCGCCCCTGCGCATCGCAATGCCAAACATCGATTCGGGCGCCCGGCAGCGGCGCGCCGGTCTCGTCCTGGACCGCGAAGGCGATGTCCAGCGGCACGCCGGCGAGCCCTTCGGCTATGTCCGCACGCTGGAGATCGAGATCGAGATAGAATGGCCCCTCTTCCGCCGGCGCCGTCAGCGGCCCGGGGGCAGGCTCGGGAGCGGCGGGATCCGGCAGGACCGCGGTCGCCGAGCCGGCGAGCGCAACAGCCACGAGGCCGCGTCGCGTCAAAGCAATTTTGTCAGGCATGGAATTTCCTTGGTCTTCGTCAGAGCGCGCAGAATGAAACGGCCCGGTGTCGGATGCGCGGCGGAAAATCTCTCGCGCGTTTCGGTCCCGTTTCTTCTCGCCATGCGGCGCGGGGTGGGCTTTCCGCGCAGACGGGCTATAAGTCCCACCGTCCCGCATCTCGAATGAGCCGATCGCCCGTGAAACGTCCCTCCCTCGATTCCTTCCGCCGCATCGTCGTCAAGGTCGGCTCCTCGCTGCTCGTCGATCCGCGCGAGGCGAAGGTGAAGCGCGAGTGGCTCGCGCGGCTCGCCGCGGACATCGCCGCTCTGCACCGTCGCGGCGCCGACGTTCTCGTCGTCTCCTCGGGCGCGGTGGCGCTGGGACGCAGCGTGCTCGGCCTGCCCTCCGGCGCGCTGCCGCTGGAGGACAGCCAGGCGTCCGCGGCCGTCGGGCAGATCGCCCTCGCCCGCATCTGGGCCGAGACGCTCGGCGAGCTCGGCGTCACCGCCGGGCAGATTCTCGTCACCTTCGGTGATACGGAGGAGCGCCGCCGCTATCTCTACGCCCGCGAATGCCTGACCCGGCTGCTGGCGCTGCGCGCCGTGCCGGTCATCAATGAGAACGACACGGTCGCGACTTCCGAGATTCGCTACGGCGACAACGACCGCCTCGCCGCGCGCGTCGCGACGATGGCGAGCGCCGATCTTCTGGTGCTGCTCTCCGATGTGGATGGGCTCTACACCGCTCCGCCGGCGAGCGATCCGAATGCGAAGCTGCTCGAGGTGGTGCCACGGGTCACGGCCGAGGTGGAGGCGATGGCCGGCGGCGCGGCCTCGCAATTCTCCCGCGGCGGAATGCGCACCAAAATCGAGGCGGCCAAGATCGCGACCACGGGCGGCGCCCATATGGTCATCGCCGACGGACGCGTGGAGGCGCCGCTCTCGCGAATCGCCGCAGGCGGGCCTTGCAGCTGGTTCCTCACCCCCTCCTCGCCGGTGACGGCGCGAAAAAAATGGATCGCCGGCTCGCTCGAGCCCAAGGGCGTCGTGCAT comes from the Methylosinus sp. PW1 genome and includes:
- the proB gene encoding glutamate 5-kinase — encoded protein: MSRSPVKRPSLDSFRRIVVKVGSSLLVDPREAKVKREWLARLAADIAALHRRGADVLVVSSGAVALGRSVLGLPSGALPLEDSQASAAVGQIALARIWAETLGELGVTAGQILVTFGDTEERRRYLYARECLTRLLALRAVPVINENDTVATSEIRYGDNDRLAARVATMASADLLVLLSDVDGLYTAPPASDPNAKLLEVVPRVTAEVEAMAGGAASQFSRGGMRTKIEAAKIATTGGAHMVIADGRVEAPLSRIAAGGPCSWFLTPSSPVTARKKWIAGSLEPKGVVHVDEGAARALFSGKSLLPAGVTALEGGFARGDCVVIRNPSGGEIGRGLVTYDALDAARIIGRSSRDIEGLLGFKGPDEIIHRDDMALAGD